A single genomic interval of Streptomyces graminofaciens harbors:
- a CDS encoding type I polyketide synthase, whose product MADSKNPAEVPTGTTAAEAAADAVGTTAAEAPTPAGEPSAPDGRTTAREPIAADEPIAVVGMSCRLPGAADPDGYWRLLAEGRDAVTEAPEDRWPAGTAAGYRKGGFIGSIEDVAAFDADFFDIPPYEAAATDPQQRLTLELAWQALEHARIVPAALRSTATGVFVGANTDDYAALHGRLGPETSGSYGLTGTQRGIIANRVSYLLGLRGPSLTVDTGQSSSLVAVHAACESLRRGETEVALAGGVNLNLLPETTDTIARFGALSPDGRCHTFDSRANGYVRGEGGAFVVLKPLSRALADGDPVLSVILGGAVNNDGGGEALTVPSAIAQADVVRGALTQAGVRPEQVQYVELHGTGTPVGDPIEAAALGAALGSGRTEDARLLVGSAKTNIGHLEGAAGVAGLLKVVLSIVHRRIAPSLHFAEPHPDIPLEDLGLRMALETQEWPATGQDRLIAGVSSFGMGGTNCHLVLAEPPALPEETAEPAAATDAPWVLTARSAAALRGQAAALAAHLDTYPKTSPADVAASLTRTRAEFEQRAVILPGDDQTAALRALAADEPHATVLTGTASATGRTTLLFPGQGSEWQGMARELLATSPVFAARIADCAEALAPFTDHSLLDVLTGAPGAPGLDRLDVVQPALWAVMVSLAEVWRSYGVEPDLVIGHSQGEIAAATVTGALTLPDAARVVALRARAVARLGGRGGGMMQVAADRDTVADLLAALTPDVSIAVAGGPRATVVSGPVESLTALADVLDEAGHRTKLLPIDYASHSAAVEELRAEILDALAPIRPLSTPTPFVSTVTGELLDTAELDAEYWYRNLREPVEFGRAVETALGHGARLFVECSPHPLLLDAVEETAERTAERVVAVGTLRRDEGTTARLTHSLAEAYVNGVPVHREDLSGPTDTRLVDLPTYAFQRRRHWLTDTESAEAAGSAPEAKSVRQLLHIIGDIVSGVGGTAVSDGGVEPGRPFKELGLDSLGTLELRRRLSAATGLSLPTSLTYAFPTPQRLAEHLHERMTAEARPVAAAPVRPAPVVADEDPVVIVGMACRYPGGVTSPEDLWRVVAENVDGTSEFPVNRGWNMDVLFAGDGSGTSYVRRGGFLHDADEFDGPFFGISPREALAMDPQQRLLLETSWEAMERAGIDPAGLRGSDTGVFTGLMAGDYGPRMDKPVAGTDGHLMTGSQSSVASGRIAYTFGFNGPALSVDTACSSSLVALHLAAEALKRGECSLALAGGVTLMSRPGTFVEFSRQKGLSPDGRCKPFSAAADGTAFAEGAGMLVVERLSDARRNGHPVLGVVRGSAVNQDGASNGLTAPNGPAQEMVIRRALEVAGLASADVDVVEAHGTGTQLGDPLEAEALIATYGQERPTDRPLLIGSVKSNIGHTQAASGVAGVIKMVMAMRHGHLPAILHLTEPTPHVDWSEGSVVPLTEARPWPETDRPRRAAVSSFGISGTNAHAVIEEPPVFEDTLADGEPQADARQRVPQTRQGASEVLEGTSAARPLGWALTAHTEAALRGQADRLHAFVSGDTAVRPVDVAYSLARTRSRFDHRVLVLGRTRDELLAGLAAVRDGAQDGQGITTGKARPAAQTAFLFTGQGGQRPGMGRELYDAFPVFASAFDETCAALDAHLDRPLREVMWAAADTPEADLLNETQYTQPALFAYQVAAFRLLGALGVTPDEIAGHSVGEIAAAHVSGVWNLADAARMITARGRLMQTLEARGAMVAVGASYEEVLPSLAGKEGLVGVGAVNGPESVVLSGEEETCLALAAHWAEQGRRTKRLTVSHAFHSPLMEPMLADFEKVLGELAFHEPESAHVNDLLGTDVTADWGQPAYWLEQVRRPVMFRSVIAELESRRITAYLEVGPRAVLAAMAQECLTQGGATVTALHRRDRAENDALLAALAEAFTAGVPVDWAALADGGTRVDLPTYAFDKRRSWVTDQVAGDVTAAGLRSTEHPMLRALLDLADGDGAVATGRLSLTDLPWLADHRMGGRLIVPGTAVLDLVLDVADQVGRSRVDELMFEAPLVLPEEGDLHLQVVVTGENGDDSRSVRVYSRPDGTEEWTRNASATVSEAAAPATAFDWATSWPPADATPVDFDAAYDQLAETGYDYGPAFRAVRQVWRRDDAIFAEIALADGIGVEGHGVHPILLDAALHPYVIGSESAELRLPFAFQGVTLAATGATALRVRLTLDGPDGLNIEAADGAGRPVLSAEQLRVRAVPADFATAAASTTSQLYRINWEKFPAAARPDTATWATVGAPIPGLVGFDSLDDLTAAVDADRFDHVIVRCGAGSVRENANDVLALAQRWLTEERLVDARLVLVTRGAVATGLESSPPDPAQAAAWGLVRTAQSENPDRFVLVDLDASAGEPNENDLLEAVATGEPQLALRDGTPRVPRLTRDAGTAVLPDPVVTAWRMQPTGSGSLDGLALVPYEEAERPLAAGEVRVAVRAAGLNFRDVMITLGRMEHSAGLGWELAGEVLEVGPEVTGLAVGDRVAGAVPGNAFAPLAVVDRRDLAHIPANWSYVEAASVPLAYLTAYYALVDLAGLKAGESILIHAAAGGVGMAAVQVARHLGAEVFGTASLGKWDTLREQGLDDDHIANSRDLDFENRVLKVTDGRGVDVVLDSLSGEFVDASLRTLAAGGRFVEMGKTDIRDADEVAARHPGVHYQAFDLHDAGPDRRGEMLAEVLRLFGEGVLAPLPVTTWDVRQAPDALRYLSQARHVGKVVLTLPRAADPEGTVMITGATGTLGRLVARHLVTEHGARHLLLVGRRGAAAEGMPELAAELEELGASVTLAACDVADRDAVAAMLADIPAEHPLTSVMHAAGVLSDGILGQLSPERMDKVLRPKTDAALVLDELTADLDLENFVLFSSISGVIGNAGQGNYAAANAALDALAVRRARGGRAAVSIAWGLWASESAMTASLSEADKARLAGGGTLSLAADEGLALLDAALRGAEPAVVASQWDVAALRARANGGAELPAPLRGLVKARRRAAATATTASAGTDTGLAQRLAGMTEDTARQTVVDVVRTHVSGALGYDADAAVDMERPFSDLGFDSLTSVELRNRLSAATGLRLPTTVVFDHPTVTAMAEHVYGKLRAEATTQVPTESSLDEVERVLRSAAGRADAKDGLVRILRQTLADLDGGPADETADGTEEDAFDSDEDLFAFIDQQG is encoded by the coding sequence ATGGCCGATTCGAAGAACCCCGCCGAGGTCCCGACCGGCACGACCGCCGCCGAAGCGGCCGCCGACGCCGTCGGCACGACCGCAGCCGAAGCCCCGACGCCGGCCGGCGAACCGAGCGCGCCCGACGGCCGGACCACGGCCCGCGAGCCGATCGCCGCCGACGAGCCGATCGCCGTCGTCGGGATGTCCTGCCGACTGCCAGGCGCCGCCGACCCCGACGGCTACTGGCGACTGCTCGCCGAAGGCCGCGACGCGGTGACCGAGGCCCCCGAGGACCGCTGGCCGGCCGGCACCGCCGCCGGGTACCGCAAGGGCGGGTTCATCGGGTCCATCGAGGACGTCGCCGCCTTCGACGCCGACTTCTTCGACATCCCGCCCTACGAGGCCGCGGCCACCGACCCCCAGCAGCGCCTCACCCTCGAACTGGCCTGGCAGGCCCTCGAACACGCCCGGATCGTGCCCGCCGCCCTGCGCTCCACGGCCACGGGCGTCTTCGTCGGCGCCAACACCGACGACTACGCCGCCCTGCACGGCCGCCTCGGCCCCGAGACCTCCGGCTCGTACGGCCTCACCGGAACCCAGCGCGGCATCATCGCCAACCGGGTCTCGTACCTGCTCGGCCTGCGCGGCCCCAGCCTGACCGTCGACACGGGCCAGTCGTCGTCCCTGGTCGCCGTGCACGCCGCCTGCGAGAGCCTGCGCCGGGGCGAGACCGAGGTCGCGCTGGCCGGCGGCGTCAACCTCAATCTGCTGCCGGAGACCACCGACACCATCGCCCGCTTCGGCGCGCTCTCCCCGGACGGCCGCTGCCACACCTTCGACAGCCGCGCCAACGGCTACGTACGCGGCGAGGGCGGCGCCTTCGTCGTCCTCAAGCCCCTGTCGCGGGCGCTCGCCGACGGCGACCCGGTGCTCAGCGTCATCCTGGGCGGCGCAGTCAACAACGACGGCGGCGGCGAGGCCCTGACCGTGCCCAGCGCGATCGCCCAGGCCGACGTCGTACGCGGCGCCCTCACCCAGGCCGGAGTCCGCCCCGAGCAGGTCCAGTACGTCGAACTGCACGGCACCGGCACTCCCGTCGGCGACCCGATCGAGGCCGCGGCCCTCGGCGCCGCCCTCGGCAGCGGCCGTACGGAGGACGCCCGGCTGCTCGTCGGCTCGGCCAAGACCAACATCGGTCACCTGGAGGGCGCGGCCGGCGTCGCGGGCCTGCTCAAGGTGGTCCTCAGCATCGTCCACCGCCGCATCGCACCGAGCCTGCACTTCGCCGAGCCGCACCCCGACATCCCGCTCGAGGACCTCGGGCTGCGCATGGCCCTGGAGACGCAGGAGTGGCCCGCCACCGGCCAGGACCGGCTGATCGCGGGCGTCAGCTCCTTCGGCATGGGCGGCACCAACTGCCACTTGGTGCTGGCCGAGCCGCCCGCGCTCCCCGAGGAGACCGCGGAGCCGGCTGCCGCCACCGATGCGCCCTGGGTCCTCACCGCCCGCTCCGCCGCCGCCCTGCGCGGCCAGGCCGCCGCGCTCGCCGCCCACCTCGACACGTACCCGAAGACCTCCCCGGCCGACGTCGCCGCGTCCCTGACCCGCACCCGCGCCGAGTTCGAGCAGCGCGCGGTGATCCTCCCGGGCGACGACCAGACCGCCGCCCTGCGCGCCCTCGCCGCCGACGAGCCGCACGCCACCGTCCTCACCGGCACCGCCTCGGCCACCGGCCGCACCACCCTCCTCTTCCCGGGCCAGGGCTCGGAATGGCAGGGGATGGCCCGTGAACTCCTGGCCACGTCACCGGTGTTCGCCGCGCGGATCGCCGATTGCGCCGAGGCCCTCGCCCCGTTCACCGACCACTCCCTCCTCGACGTGCTCACCGGCGCCCCGGGCGCACCCGGCCTCGACCGCCTCGACGTCGTCCAGCCCGCGCTGTGGGCCGTGATGGTCTCCCTCGCCGAGGTGTGGCGGTCCTACGGTGTCGAACCCGACCTGGTGATCGGCCACTCGCAGGGCGAGATCGCCGCCGCGACCGTCACCGGCGCCCTCACCCTGCCCGACGCGGCCCGCGTGGTCGCGCTGCGAGCCCGCGCCGTGGCCCGGCTGGGCGGCCGGGGCGGCGGCATGATGCAGGTCGCCGCGGACCGCGACACCGTCGCCGACCTCCTCGCCGCACTCACCCCCGACGTGTCGATCGCCGTGGCCGGCGGCCCGCGCGCGACGGTCGTCTCCGGCCCGGTCGAGTCGCTGACGGCCCTGGCCGACGTCCTGGACGAGGCCGGACACCGCACCAAGCTCCTGCCGATCGACTACGCCTCCCACTCGGCGGCCGTCGAGGAACTGCGCGCGGAGATCCTCGACGCGCTGGCCCCGATCCGCCCCCTGTCCACCCCCACGCCGTTCGTGTCCACCGTCACCGGCGAACTCCTCGACACCGCCGAGCTGGACGCCGAGTACTGGTACCGCAACCTGCGCGAACCCGTGGAGTTCGGCCGCGCCGTCGAGACCGCGCTCGGCCACGGGGCCCGGCTGTTCGTCGAGTGCAGCCCGCACCCCCTGCTGCTCGACGCGGTGGAGGAGACTGCCGAGCGGACGGCCGAGCGGGTCGTCGCCGTGGGCACCCTGCGCCGTGACGAGGGCACCACCGCCCGCCTGACGCACTCGCTGGCGGAGGCGTATGTCAACGGCGTTCCCGTCCATCGAGAAGACCTCTCCGGGCCGACGGACACCCGCTTGGTCGACCTGCCGACCTACGCCTTCCAGCGCCGCCGCCACTGGCTGACGGACACGGAGAGCGCCGAGGCGGCCGGTTCCGCGCCCGAGGCGAAGTCCGTACGGCAGCTGCTGCACATCATCGGGGACATCGTCAGCGGTGTCGGAGGTACGGCCGTTTCCGACGGGGGAGTGGAGCCCGGCAGGCCCTTCAAGGAGCTGGGCCTCGACTCGCTGGGCACCCTCGAGCTGCGCCGACGTCTGAGCGCGGCGACCGGCCTCTCCCTGCCCACCTCCCTGACGTACGCCTTTCCCACCCCCCAGCGGCTCGCGGAGCATCTGCACGAGCGGATGACCGCGGAGGCGCGCCCGGTGGCCGCCGCGCCCGTACGGCCGGCCCCGGTCGTGGCGGACGAGGACCCGGTGGTCATCGTCGGCATGGCCTGCCGCTACCCGGGCGGGGTGACCTCCCCGGAGGACCTGTGGCGGGTCGTCGCCGAGAACGTGGACGGGACCAGCGAGTTCCCCGTCAACCGCGGCTGGAACATGGACGTGCTGTTCGCGGGCGACGGCTCCGGCACCAGCTACGTCCGGCGCGGTGGGTTCCTGCACGACGCCGACGAGTTCGACGGGCCGTTCTTCGGGATCAGCCCGCGTGAGGCGCTCGCGATGGACCCGCAGCAGCGGCTGCTCCTTGAGACCTCGTGGGAGGCCATGGAGCGGGCGGGCATCGACCCGGCCGGGCTGCGCGGCTCCGACACCGGCGTGTTCACCGGTCTGATGGCGGGCGACTACGGTCCCCGCATGGACAAGCCGGTCGCGGGCACCGACGGGCACCTGATGACCGGCTCCCAGTCGAGCGTCGCCTCCGGGCGCATCGCCTACACCTTCGGCTTCAACGGGCCCGCCCTGTCCGTCGACACGGCGTGCTCGTCGTCGCTGGTCGCGCTGCACCTGGCGGCGGAGGCGCTCAAGCGGGGCGAGTGCTCGCTGGCCCTCGCCGGCGGGGTGACGCTGATGTCGCGGCCCGGCACCTTCGTGGAGTTCAGCCGGCAGAAGGGGCTGTCGCCGGACGGGCGCTGCAAGCCGTTCTCGGCGGCCGCCGACGGCACCGCGTTCGCGGAGGGTGCCGGCATGCTCGTCGTCGAGCGGCTCTCCGACGCCCGCCGCAACGGCCACCCGGTGCTCGGCGTCGTCCGCGGCTCCGCCGTCAACCAGGACGGTGCCAGCAACGGCCTCACCGCCCCCAACGGCCCCGCCCAGGAGATGGTCATCCGGCGCGCCCTTGAGGTGGCCGGGCTCGCGTCCGCCGACGTGGACGTGGTCGAGGCGCACGGCACCGGCACCCAGCTCGGCGACCCGCTGGAGGCCGAGGCGCTCATCGCCACCTACGGGCAGGAGCGGCCCACCGACCGGCCGCTGCTCATCGGCTCGGTGAAGTCCAACATCGGCCACACGCAAGCTGCTTCGGGTGTCGCCGGTGTCATCAAGATGGTCATGGCGATGCGCCACGGCCACCTGCCCGCGATCCTCCACCTCACCGAGCCGACCCCGCACGTCGACTGGAGCGAGGGGTCCGTCGTCCCGCTCACCGAGGCCCGCCCGTGGCCGGAGACGGACCGGCCGCGCCGGGCCGCCGTGTCGTCGTTCGGCATCAGCGGGACCAACGCGCACGCGGTCATCGAGGAGCCGCCCGTCTTCGAGGACACGTTGGCCGACGGCGAGCCGCAGGCGGACGCTCGGCAGCGTGTGCCGCAGACCCGGCAGGGCGCGTCGGAGGTTCTTGAGGGCACGTCGGCCGCCCGGCCGCTCGGCTGGGCCCTCACCGCCCACACCGAGGCCGCACTGCGCGGCCAAGCCGACCGCCTGCACGCCTTCGTCAGCGGCGACACCGCCGTGCGTCCCGTCGACGTCGCGTACTCGCTCGCCCGCACCCGCTCCCGCTTCGACCACCGCGTGCTCGTCCTCGGCCGCACGCGTGACGAACTCCTCGCCGGGCTCGCCGCCGTCCGCGACGGCGCGCAGGACGGCCAGGGGATCACCACGGGCAAGGCACGCCCGGCCGCGCAGACCGCGTTCCTGTTCACCGGGCAGGGCGGCCAGCGGCCCGGCATGGGCCGGGAACTGTACGACGCCTTCCCGGTGTTCGCCAGCGCCTTCGACGAGACGTGCGCCGCGCTCGACGCCCATCTCGACCGCCCGCTGCGCGAGGTGATGTGGGCTGCCGCGGACACCCCGGAGGCGGACCTCCTCAACGAGACGCAGTACACCCAGCCCGCCCTGTTCGCCTACCAGGTGGCCGCGTTCCGGCTGCTCGGGGCGCTGGGCGTGACGCCGGACGAGATCGCGGGCCACTCGGTGGGCGAGATCGCCGCCGCGCACGTGTCCGGCGTGTGGAACCTCGCCGACGCCGCACGCATGATCACCGCCCGGGGCCGACTGATGCAGACGCTCGAGGCGCGGGGCGCGATGGTGGCGGTCGGCGCCTCGTACGAGGAGGTGCTGCCGAGCCTGGCCGGCAAGGAGGGCCTGGTCGGTGTCGGTGCCGTCAACGGACCGGAGAGCGTCGTTCTCTCCGGCGAAGAGGAGACCTGCCTCGCTCTCGCCGCGCACTGGGCCGAACAGGGCCGCCGTACCAAGCGCCTGACGGTCTCCCATGCCTTCCATTCGCCGCTCATGGAACCGATGCTCGCCGACTTCGAGAAGGTGCTCGGTGAACTCGCCTTCCACGAGCCCGAGTCGGCGCATGTGAATGACCTTCTCGGCACCGACGTGACCGCCGACTGGGGCCAGCCGGCGTACTGGCTGGAGCAGGTCCGCCGCCCGGTGATGTTCCGCTCGGTCATCGCCGAGCTGGAATCGCGCCGGATCACCGCCTACCTGGAGGTCGGCCCGCGTGCCGTGCTCGCCGCGATGGCCCAGGAGTGCCTGACCCAGGGCGGCGCCACCGTCACGGCGCTGCACCGCCGCGACCGGGCTGAGAACGACGCTCTCCTCGCCGCCCTCGCCGAGGCGTTCACGGCGGGCGTGCCGGTCGACTGGGCGGCCCTCGCCGACGGCGGCACCCGCGTCGACCTGCCCACCTACGCCTTCGACAAGCGGCGCAGCTGGGTCACCGACCAGGTCGCGGGCGATGTCACCGCCGCCGGACTGCGCTCCACCGAACACCCGATGCTGCGCGCCCTGCTCGACCTCGCGGACGGCGACGGCGCCGTGGCCACCGGACGACTGTCCCTCACCGACCTGCCCTGGCTCGCCGACCACCGCATGGGCGGCCGCCTGATCGTCCCCGGTACGGCCGTTCTCGACCTCGTCCTGGACGTCGCCGACCAGGTCGGCCGCTCCCGCGTCGACGAGCTGATGTTCGAGGCTCCGCTGGTGCTGCCCGAGGAGGGCGATCTGCACCTCCAGGTCGTCGTCACCGGCGAGAACGGCGACGACAGCCGCAGCGTCCGCGTCTACTCCCGGCCCGACGGCACGGAGGAGTGGACCCGCAACGCCTCCGCCACCGTCTCCGAGGCCGCCGCACCGGCCACCGCCTTCGACTGGGCGACCTCCTGGCCCCCGGCCGACGCCACCCCGGTCGACTTCGACGCCGCCTACGACCAACTGGCCGAGACCGGCTACGACTACGGGCCCGCCTTCCGCGCCGTACGCCAGGTGTGGCGCCGCGACGACGCGATCTTCGCGGAGATCGCGCTGGCCGACGGCATCGGTGTCGAGGGCCACGGGGTGCACCCGATCCTCCTCGACGCCGCGCTCCACCCGTATGTGATCGGCTCCGAGTCGGCCGAACTGCGGCTGCCGTTCGCCTTCCAGGGCGTCACCCTGGCCGCGACCGGCGCCACGGCCCTGCGGGTGCGGCTGACGCTCGACGGCCCCGACGGCCTGAACATCGAGGCGGCCGACGGCGCCGGCCGACCGGTCCTGTCGGCGGAACAGCTCCGCGTCCGCGCGGTCCCCGCCGACTTCGCGACCGCCGCCGCGAGCACGACCTCGCAGCTCTACCGCATCAACTGGGAGAAGTTCCCGGCGGCCGCCCGCCCCGACACGGCCACCTGGGCGACGGTCGGCGCGCCGATCCCCGGGCTCGTCGGCTTCGACAGCCTCGACGACCTGACGGCCGCCGTGGACGCCGACCGCTTCGACCATGTGATCGTGCGCTGCGGCGCGGGCTCCGTGCGCGAGAACGCGAACGATGTTCTCGCCCTGGCGCAGCGCTGGCTGACCGAGGAGCGGCTCGTCGACGCGCGCCTGGTGCTCGTCACCCGGGGCGCGGTCGCGACCGGTCTGGAGAGCAGCCCGCCCGACCCCGCGCAGGCCGCCGCCTGGGGCCTGGTGCGCACGGCGCAGTCCGAGAACCCCGACCGATTCGTACTGGTCGACCTCGACGCCTCGGCGGGCGAGCCGAACGAGAACGACCTTCTGGAGGCCGTGGCGACCGGCGAGCCCCAACTCGCCCTGCGCGACGGCACACCCAGGGTGCCCCGCCTCACCCGCGACGCCGGTACGGCCGTACTGCCGGACCCGGTCGTCACGGCCTGGCGTATGCAACCGACGGGCAGCGGCTCGCTGGACGGGCTCGCCCTCGTGCCGTACGAGGAGGCCGAACGGCCGCTCGCGGCCGGCGAGGTACGGGTCGCCGTTCGCGCGGCCGGCCTGAACTTCCGTGACGTGATGATCACCCTCGGACGGATGGAGCACAGCGCCGGGCTCGGCTGGGAGCTGGCCGGTGAGGTCCTGGAGGTCGGCCCGGAGGTCACCGGGCTCGCCGTGGGCGACCGGGTGGCCGGTGCCGTCCCCGGCAACGCCTTCGCGCCGCTGGCCGTCGTGGACCGCCGCGACCTGGCCCACATCCCCGCGAACTGGTCGTACGTCGAGGCCGCGTCCGTGCCGCTCGCGTATCTCACCGCGTACTACGCGCTCGTCGACCTCGCGGGCCTGAAGGCTGGGGAGTCGATCCTGATCCACGCCGCCGCCGGTGGTGTCGGCATGGCGGCCGTGCAGGTCGCGCGGCACCTCGGGGCCGAGGTGTTCGGCACCGCGAGCCTCGGCAAGTGGGACACGCTGCGGGAACAGGGGCTGGACGACGACCACATCGCCAACTCCCGCGACCTCGACTTCGAGAACCGTGTTCTCAAGGTGACCGACGGGCGCGGCGTGGACGTCGTTCTCGACTCCCTGTCCGGGGAGTTCGTGGACGCCTCGCTGCGGACGCTCGCCGCCGGAGGCCGTTTCGTCGAGATGGGCAAGACCGACATCCGCGACGCGGACGAGGTCGCCGCCCGCCACCCCGGTGTCCACTACCAGGCCTTCGACCTGCACGACGCCGGGCCCGACCGCCGGGGCGAGATGCTCGCCGAGGTGCTGCGACTCTTCGGCGAAGGGGTCCTCGCTCCGCTGCCGGTCACCACCTGGGACGTACGGCAGGCGCCGGACGCGCTGCGCTACCTCAGCCAGGCGCGCCACGTCGGAAAGGTCGTTCTCACCCTGCCGAGGGCAGCCGACCCGGAGGGCACCGTCATGATCACCGGTGCCACGGGCACGCTCGGCCGCCTGGTCGCCCGGCACCTGGTCACCGAGCACGGAGCACGGCATCTGCTGCTTGTCGGCCGACGTGGTGCCGCCGCCGAGGGGATGCCCGAACTCGCCGCCGAACTGGAGGAGTTGGGCGCGTCGGTCACCCTCGCCGCGTGCGACGTCGCCGACCGGGACGCAGTGGCCGCGATGCTGGCGGACATCCCCGCCGAGCATCCGCTGACCTCCGTGATGCACGCGGCGGGCGTCCTGAGCGACGGCATCCTCGGCCAGCTCAGCCCGGAGCGGATGGACAAGGTGCTGCGGCCCAAGACCGACGCCGCCCTGGTCCTGGACGAGCTGACGGCGGACCTCGACCTTGAGAACTTCGTTCTCTTTTCGTCCATCTCGGGTGTGATCGGCAACGCGGGACAGGGCAACTACGCCGCCGCCAACGCCGCGTTGGACGCCCTCGCCGTACGGCGGGCGCGCGGCGGGCGTGCGGCCGTCTCGATCGCCTGGGGTCTGTGGGCGTCGGAGTCCGCCATGACCGCCTCCCTGTCCGAGGCTGACAAGGCGCGCCTCGCGGGCGGCGGCACCCTCTCGCTCGCCGCCGACGAGGGCCTGGCGCTGCTCGACGCGGCCCTGCGCGGCGCCGAACCGGCCGTGGTCGCCTCCCAGTGGGACGTGGCCGCGCTGCGGGCCCGCGCCAACGGGGGCGCCGAACTGCCGGCACCGCTGCGCGGACTGGTCAAGGCGCGTCGCCGCGCGGCGGCCACGGCGACCACCGCGTCCGCCGGGACCGACACCGGCCTCGCCCAGCGCCTGGCCGGCATGACGGAGGACACGGCACGCCAGACGGTCGTCGACGTCGTCCGCACCCATGTCTCCGGCGCCCTCGGCTACGACGCCGACGCCGCCGTGGACATGGAACGTCCGTTCTCCGACCTCGGCTTCGACTCGCTCACCTCGGTGGAGCTGCGCAACCGCCTGTCCGCCGCGACCGGCCTGCGCCTGCCGACCACGGTCGTCTTCGACCACCCCACGGTCACGGCCATGGCAGAGCACGTGTACGGCAAGCTGCGCGCCGAGGCCACGACGCAGGTGCCCACCGAGTCGTCCCTGGACGAGGTGGAACGGGTGCTGCGCAGCGCGGCCGGGCGGGCCGACGCGAAGGACGGGCTGGTGCGGATCCTGCGCCAGACGCTGGCGGACCTCGACGGCGGCCCGGCCGACGAGACGGCCGACGGCACCGAAGAGGATGCCTTCGACTCCGACGAGGACCTCTTCGCCTTCATCGACCAGCAGGGCTGA
- a CDS encoding alpha/beta hydrolase: MKLLPIPSRSARRYLARPALTAPNGLRPLRADLDGARIEHFPFRAADGTRLGLARVAPHGDDTRPAVLLLHGHTASAEMFTLPETRNLAAALLDAGYEPWLLDWRGSCRLPYNERGPRYSYDDVSLYDIPEAVAQVRGRIGGRPLFAVAHCIGAMTLSMSMAAGLVTGLAGVVAQGVFLTPKLYGRARLPMHLGTELLRGRMSHQVVDFKRAGLFSKQSLLFALAARGADCPDPTCQILHNSAWGTGASLFVHDNLHPDTHDRLAQLFGPAPFFTVPHLRQNELAHAVTRWNHGDRRYAALPENALDHADRIDCPVLLLSGSQNKLWADSNKVCHEVLTSRHPQLDVRYTEIPGYGHVDPFIGRGAALDVFGHITDFLDTHR, translated from the coding sequence ATGAAGCTGCTGCCCATACCCTCCCGGTCCGCCCGTCGGTACCTCGCCCGTCCGGCCCTCACCGCTCCGAACGGACTGCGCCCCCTGCGCGCGGATCTCGACGGCGCCAGGATCGAGCACTTCCCCTTCCGCGCCGCCGACGGCACCCGACTCGGACTCGCCCGGGTCGCCCCGCACGGCGACGACACCCGCCCCGCCGTCCTGCTGCTGCACGGCCACACCGCGTCCGCGGAGATGTTCACCCTCCCCGAGACCCGCAACCTGGCCGCCGCACTGCTCGACGCCGGATACGAACCCTGGCTGCTGGACTGGCGGGGGAGCTGTCGGCTGCCGTACAACGAGCGCGGTCCGCGCTACAGCTACGACGACGTCTCGCTCTACGACATCCCCGAAGCCGTCGCCCAGGTGCGGGGGCGCATCGGCGGGCGCCCCCTGTTCGCCGTCGCCCACTGCATCGGCGCGATGACGCTGTCGATGAGCATGGCGGCCGGGCTGGTCACCGGCCTCGCGGGCGTGGTGGCGCAGGGCGTCTTCCTGACCCCGAAGCTGTACGGCCGGGCCCGGCTCCCCATGCATCTGGGCACCGAACTGCTGCGTGGGCGGATGAGCCACCAGGTCGTCGACTTCAAGCGGGCCGGGCTGTTCTCCAAGCAGAGCCTGCTGTTCGCGCTCGCCGCGCGCGGCGCCGACTGCCCCGACCCCACCTGCCAGATCCTGCACAACTCGGCCTGGGGCACGGGAGCCTCGCTGTTCGTGCACGACAACCTGCACCCCGACACCCACGACCGGCTCGCCCAACTCTTCGGCCCCGCACCCTTCTTCACCGTGCCGCACCTGCGGCAGAACGAACTCGCCCACGCCGTCACCCGCTGGAACCACGGCGACCGCCGCTACGCGGCCCTCCCGGAGAACGCGCTCGACCACGCCGACCGCATCGACTGCCCGGTCCTGCTGCTGTCCGGCAGCCAGAACAAGCTCTGGGCGGACTCCAACAAGGTCTGCCACGAGGTTCTGACGAGCCGTCACCCGCAGCTGGACGTCCGGTACACGGAGATCCCCGGGTACGGGCACGTGGACCCGTTCATCGGCCGCGGCGCCGCGCTCGACGTGTTCGGGCACATCACCGACTTCCTCGATACACACCGTTGA